In the uncultured Methanobacterium sp. genome, one interval contains:
- a CDS encoding radical SAM protein, with the protein MREIKIKSILNKQKHADDWFLSTYSLNPFSGCSFNCVYCYTRGSKYGENQVPGLAVKINAPEVLVKQLKNRARKREYGFIAFGSATDPYLPVEKDLKITRELLMIILRFHFPVNILTRSPLILRDLDILEKIGKKAVLPPELVNKMDTGVVTSFSFSTTDENLSRIFEPGAPSPQERLETMKQCKKEGFLVGAIFMPLLPYLSDTEEHLDEMIKKVKENGADFILASGLTLFGDGPQDCKTRYYEVLEEHFPELVPKTRALFGNSFAPSRRYQQELHRRIVKLSKKHEIRNSVYKDGNVYEEWFEK; encoded by the coding sequence GTGCGAGAAATAAAAATTAAATCTATTTTAAACAAACAGAAACATGCGGATGATTGGTTCCTGTCAACTTATTCTTTAAACCCATTCTCAGGTTGTTCTTTTAACTGTGTCTACTGTTACACCAGGGGCAGCAAGTACGGTGAGAATCAGGTTCCGGGGCTGGCAGTTAAGATAAATGCACCCGAAGTGCTGGTTAAACAGCTTAAAAACAGGGCCCGGAAAAGGGAGTATGGATTCATAGCTTTTGGTTCAGCCACCGATCCTTACCTGCCCGTGGAGAAGGATCTGAAGATTACCAGGGAACTATTAATGATTATTTTAAGATTTCATTTCCCGGTGAACATTTTAACTCGTTCTCCATTGATCTTGAGAGATCTGGATATCCTAGAAAAAATTGGTAAAAAGGCAGTTTTACCTCCTGAACTGGTGAATAAGATGGATACGGGTGTTGTAACCTCATTTTCTTTTTCCACCACTGATGAAAATCTATCCCGAATATTTGAACCGGGAGCTCCCTCTCCCCAGGAGAGATTGGAGACCATGAAGCAATGTAAAAAGGAAGGTTTTCTTGTTGGGGCGATTTTCATGCCACTTTTGCCATATTTATCAGATACAGAGGAACATTTAGATGAAATGATTAAAAAAGTTAAAGAAAATGGTGCGGATTTCATCTTAGCCAGTGGATTAACCCTTTTTGGTGATGGGCCCCAGGACTGTAAAACCCGTTATTATGAAGTTCTGGAGGAACACTTCCCGGAACTTGTACCTAAAACCAGGGCATTGTTTGGAAATTCCTTTGCACCATCACGCAGATATCAGCAGGAACTTCATCGTAGAATAGTTAAACTCTCGAAAAAGCATGAAATTCGCAACAGTGTTTATAAAGATGGTAATGTTTATGAAGAATGGTTTGAAAAATGA